The Inediibacterium massiliense genome has a segment encoding these proteins:
- a CDS encoding DUF1576 domain-containing protein: MKFDKSESILKTHKVSNQNRYLITGGYAISLIIFGFLVDAPKKILYGMYRIIVQPDALITDYIGVGGMGAAFVNAGLLTLIFLGLLYYLKIYFSGATMAALFLIEGFSFFGKNLFNVWFIVLGVYLYSKVQKDKFSKYIYVALFGTAMGPMVTEIFFYTQFSIYIRIVIGSLVGLSIGFILPPLSAYMMKVHQGFNLYNIGFTAGMIGTIFVSVFKSYGFSPNIQFIWTTGNNQILSIFLFFMFTSMIFIGFYFNDKSFKRVKHIMQYEGRLITDFMLLEGFPPTLINMGINGLLSTVYVLLIGGDLNGPTIGGILTVVGFGAFGKHSKNIIPIWIGVYIGSITKMWNINDPSILLAALFGTSLAPIAGEFGWKYGILAGFIHSSVVLNVGVLHGGLNLYNNGFAAGIVAAVLLPIIQAFRKEREMNHETH; encoded by the coding sequence ATGAAGTTTGACAAATCAGAATCTATTCTCAAAACACATAAAGTAAGTAATCAAAATAGGTATCTCATTACAGGTGGGTATGCTATATCTTTAATTATATTTGGATTTTTAGTAGATGCTCCAAAAAAGATTTTATATGGAATGTATCGTATTATTGTACAACCAGATGCTTTAATTACAGATTATATAGGAGTAGGAGGAATGGGAGCCGCTTTTGTGAATGCAGGATTATTAACTCTTATTTTTTTGGGGTTATTGTATTATTTAAAGATTTATTTTAGTGGAGCTACTATGGCTGCTTTGTTTTTAATTGAAGGCTTTAGTTTTTTTGGGAAAAATTTATTTAATGTATGGTTTATTGTACTAGGGGTTTATTTATATTCAAAAGTACAAAAGGATAAATTTTCAAAATATATATATGTAGCTTTATTTGGTACCGCTATGGGACCTATGGTTACAGAAATATTTTTTTATACTCAGTTTTCTATCTATATAAGAATTGTTATTGGAAGTCTTGTTGGATTAAGTATAGGATTTATTTTACCACCGTTATCTGCTTATATGATGAAAGTTCATCAAGGATTTAATTTATATAATATAGGTTTTACAGCAGGAATGATTGGAACCATATTTGTGTCTGTATTTAAGTCCTATGGATTTTCACCTAATATTCAATTTATTTGGACTACAGGAAACAATCAAATTTTATCTATATTTTTATTTTTTATGTTTACATCTATGATTTTTATTGGTTTTTATTTTAATGATAAATCTTTTAAAAGAGTCAAACACATTATGCAATATGAAGGAAGATTGATTACAGATTTTATGTTATTAGAAGGGTTTCCTCCTACACTTATCAATATGGGTATAAATGGGTTACTATCAACTGTATATGTTCTCTTGATAGGAGGAGATTTAAATGGTCCTACCATTGGAGGAATTTTGACAGTAGTAGGATTTGGTGCATTTGGAAAACATTCTAAAAATATCATTCCTATATGGATAGGTGTTTATATTGGATCTATCACAAAAATGTGGAATATAAATGATCCTTCTATTTTACTGGCAGCTTTATTTGGAACTTCCTTGGCTCCTATTGCAGGAGAATTTGGGTGGAAATATGGTATTTTAGCAGGCTTTATTCATTCATCTGTTGTATTAAATGTAGGTGTTTTA